A single region of the bacterium genome encodes:
- a CDS encoding prephenate dehydrogenase/arogenate dehydrogenase family protein — protein sequence MSEFKNIGIIGLGLIGGSLGLDLKKKKIAEKIIGYSRKKETMEKAVQIRAIDMYCKNPEELIEKVDFLILATPIRTIEEYIKLIKKVKPEIFFTDVASVKKIICEKVKKIIGEKTNFVGSHPISGSEKSGIDFIKEGLFENKTAVITITEETNKIAKEKTKKIWKSLGSKVFEMSPEEHDRILGFTSHLPHFLVYSLLATAQKNKNILKDFFGSGFLDTTRIGKSNPQMWSEIFLYNKKNILLWIKKFEKEMKKLKKLIENNNIEDIKKYLTKSKNFREDLE from the coding sequence GTCTGAATTTAAAAATATTGGAATTATTGGACTTGGCTTGATAGGTGGTTCCCTGGGACTTGACTTAAAAAAGAAAAAAATAGCAGAAAAAATTATTGGATATAGCAGAAAAAAGGAAACAATGGAAAAAGCAGTACAAATTAGAGCAATTGATATGTACTGTAAAAATCCCGAAGAATTAATTGAAAAAGTTGATTTTCTTATTCTTGCAACTCCAATAAGAACTATAGAAGAATATATTAAACTGATAAAAAAAGTTAAACCTGAAATTTTTTTTACTGATGTGGCAAGTGTAAAAAAAATTATTTGTGAAAAAGTTAAAAAAATTATTGGAGAAAAGACAAATTTTGTTGGTTCCCATCCAATATCTGGTTCTGAAAAAAGCGGTATAGATTTCATAAAAGAAGGTCTATTTGAAAATAAAACAGCCGTGATTACAATTACTGAAGAAACCAATAAAATTGCAAAAGAAAAAACAAAAAAAATATGGAAAAGTTTAGGAAGTAAAGTTTTTGAGATGAGTCCAGAAGAACATGATAGAATTCTTGGTTTTACCAGTCATTTACCTCATTTTTTAGTTTATTCCCTTCTTGCAACTGCTCAAAAAAATAAAAATATTTTAAAGGATTTTTTTGGTTCAGGTTTTCTTGATACAACAAGAATAGGAAAAAGTAATCCTCAAATGTGGTCGGAAATCTTTTTGTATAATAAAAAAAATATTTTACTCTGGATAAAAAAATTTGAAAAAGAAATGAAAAAATTAAAAAAACTAATAGAAAATAACAACATAGAGGATATAAAAAAATATTTAAC